The bacterium genome has a segment encoding these proteins:
- the leuC gene encoding 3-isopropylmalate dehydratase large subunit, producing MGMTITEKILAAHAGKKKEAILQVSPGELIEADLDFILGNDITAPIAISEFEAIEKEKDRDLQVFDKERVALVPDHFTPNKDVKSAEQCKILRDFSRKKTIKYYFEIGKMGVEHALLPEQGLVLPGDCIIGADSHTCTYGALGAFSTGVGSTDLAAAMIRGKAWFKVPETIKFVYKGMLNTWVCGKDLILYTIGDIGVDGALYKSMEFCGDVISGLTMPDRFTMCNMAIEAGGKNGIIEPDEKTLNYIKNTAKRDYRVYKSDSDAKYADIREYDVSKIKPQVSFPHLPSNTKPASEADNIQIDQVVIGSCTNGRLQDLEIAAGILKGHKIHPYVRLIIIPATQKIYADAMKKGLFDIFLESGGVISTPTCGPCLGGHMGVLAEGERCVSTTNRNFVGRMGHVKSEVYLASPAVAAASAIKGRITDPEEIKIK from the coding sequence ATGGGAATGACTATAACAGAAAAGATATTAGCTGCTCATGCAGGAAAGAAAAAAGAGGCAATTCTTCAAGTTTCACCCGGAGAACTTATCGAAGCAGACCTTGATTTTATTCTGGGCAATGATATTACCGCTCCGATTGCAATCTCCGAATTTGAAGCTATAGAGAAAGAAAAAGATAGGGATTTACAAGTTTTCGATAAAGAGAGAGTTGCTCTTGTGCCTGACCATTTTACCCCAAACAAGGATGTGAAATCAGCAGAGCAGTGTAAAATACTCAGGGATTTTTCAAGAAAGAAGACAATTAAATATTACTTTGAGATAGGGAAAATGGGGGTAGAGCATGCACTGCTTCCTGAGCAGGGACTTGTTCTTCCCGGGGATTGTATCATTGGCGCAGATTCGCATACATGTACTTACGGAGCTTTAGGCGCATTTTCAACAGGCGTTGGAAGCACTGATCTTGCAGCAGCAATGATAAGAGGCAAAGCATGGTTTAAAGTTCCTGAAACCATAAAGTTTGTTTACAAAGGAATGCTTAATACGTGGGTTTGCGGTAAGGATCTTATTCTATATACGATAGGAGATATAGGGGTAGATGGAGCGCTTTATAAATCAATGGAGTTCTGCGGAGATGTTATATCAGGATTAACTATGCCTGATAGATTTACAATGTGTAATATGGCAATAGAGGCTGGAGGAAAGAATGGCATTATCGAACCTGATGAGAAGACATTAAATTATATTAAGAATACTGCAAAAAGAGATTATAGAGTATATAAAAGCGATTCAGATGCCAAATATGCTGATATCAGGGAATATGATGTGTCGAAAATTAAACCTCAGGTATCGTTCCCTCATCTGCCGTCAAACACAAAACCTGCAAGCGAGGCTGATAATATACAAATAGATCAGGTGGTTATAGGTTCGTGTACAAATGGAAGGCTACAGGACTTAGAAATTGCAGCAGGGATACTGAAGGGACATAAGATACATCCGTATGTAAGGCTTATAATTATTCCTGCAACTCAAAAGATATACGCTGATGCTATGAAAAAGGGGTTGTTTGATATATTTCTGGAGAGCGGAGGAGTTATAAGCACTCCTACCTGCGGACCGTGTCTTGGCGGGCATATGGGTGTGCTTGCAGAAGGAGAAAGATGTGTAAGCACAACGAACCGTAATTTTGTGGGAAGAATGGGGCACGTTAAGAGTGAAGTATATCTTGCAAGCCCTGCTGTTGCAGCCGCATCAGCAATTAAGGGAAGAATAACAGATCCGGAGGAGATAAAGATAAAATGA
- the mgtE gene encoding magnesium transporter — protein sequence MEKKIERFINIVQDYLSSNAAVKLQRFLNKLHTADVADVISHLEAEEGQKILNMLKPEVTAEVLNEVDSVLAKKLVQAMSPIRLSKMLDTMPPDNAADILQYLPEGEHLKVLAQMTEEEAAEEVAELIQYDKDTAGGIMTTEFVSFHEDATVADTLEYLRKDMDVEAGYYIYTTDREDHLRGVVTLKKLIMADPDKKLKSVMISDIISVKPDSDQEYVANLVAKYDLLAVPVTDASNRLLGIITVDDIIDVIREEATEDAYKSVGTTEDELLTKSAFNVAKIRLPWLITTLIGELICVLVVSRFKFVLEQIIALAFFIPIIAAMGGNIGIQSSTIVVRGLATGVIDTKKVRRMLLREIRIGSIMGLACGSVVGLVGVLWQGQLVFGLILFTSMFTAIIVAATIGAIIPLIFNKFNVDPAIATGPFVTTANDITGMLIYFSLALGLMKYLV from the coding sequence ATGGAAAAGAAGATAGAGAGATTTATAAACATTGTTCAGGATTATCTTAGTAGCAATGCTGCTGTCAAGCTTCAGAGGTTTTTAAATAAGCTTCATACTGCTGACGTGGCTGATGTTATAAGTCACTTAGAAGCTGAAGAAGGGCAGAAAATACTGAATATGCTTAAGCCAGAGGTTACTGCTGAAGTTCTAAATGAAGTAGATTCTGTGTTAGCAAAAAAACTTGTTCAAGCTATGAGTCCCATTAGACTTTCAAAAATGCTTGATACAATGCCTCCTGACAATGCTGCCGATATCCTTCAGTATCTTCCAGAAGGAGAGCATCTAAAAGTTCTGGCCCAAATGACAGAAGAAGAAGCAGCAGAAGAAGTAGCAGAATTAATTCAATATGATAAAGATACTGCAGGGGGAATAATGACAACTGAATTTGTATCTTTTCATGAGGATGCCACAGTCGCTGACACATTAGAGTATCTGCGAAAAGATATGGATGTGGAAGCCGGTTATTATATATATACAACAGACAGAGAAGACCATCTTCGCGGAGTGGTTACATTAAAAAAACTAATTATGGCAGATCCTGATAAAAAATTAAAAAGTGTAATGATTTCGGACATCATTAGTGTAAAGCCCGACAGTGATCAGGAATATGTTGCAAATCTAGTTGCAAAGTACGATCTTTTAGCTGTTCCTGTTACGGATGCTTCAAACAGGCTTCTGGGAATAATAACAGTTGATGATATTATTGACGTGATAAGAGAAGAAGCTACTGAGGATGCATATAAGTCTGTTGGAACGACAGAGGACGAACTCCTGACAAAGTCTGCTTTCAATGTTGCCAAGATACGTCTTCCATGGCTCATTACAACTCTTATCGGAGAGTTAATATGTGTGCTTGTTGTAAGCAGGTTTAAATTTGTTCTGGAACAAATCATAGCTCTTGCTTTTTTTATACCCATAATTGCTGCTATGGGAGGGAACATTGGGATTCAATCATCTACGATTGTAGTTAGAGGATTAGCAACCGGTGTAATAGATACCAAAAAGGTACGGAGAATGCTTCTCAGGGAGATAAGAATAGGCTCTATTATGGGACTTGCATGCGGCTCAGTCGTAGGATTGGTTGGAGTATTATGGCAGGGTCAGCTTGTTTTTGGACTTATTCTTTTTACTTCAATGTTTACGGCTATTATCGTAGCTGCAACAATAGGAGCAATTATACCGCTTATATTTAATAAGTTTAACGTTGACCCTGCTATTGCTACAGGTCCTTTTGTAACAACTGCTAATGATATTACAGGCATGCTCATATACTTCAGCCTAGCATTGGGATTAATGAAATATTTAGTTTAA
- a CDS encoding TrkH family potassium uptake protein, producing the protein MVKENLFKAIAKLGLKPVQIIALSFITIIAMGTLLLLLPQSRKPGIDLSIMNTLFTAASATCVTGLTVVNISNTFTLFGQLIILSLIQIGGLGLMTMVGFFSIILRNMSLNESLVMRDALNYETLDKIGHMLVSILLITFTIEIIGSISLYLFWIGDFISIKKTLYFSVFHAISAFCNAGFSLFQNSFANYSKSSAFNLIITSLIILGGLGFIVITDIIKVINLKLRKKPARLKVHTKLVLITSIILIISGTLILFLIENRNLLCSYSIKEKLMISYFQSITARTAGFNTINVCGLANASCLVLMIFMFIGASPGSTGGGIKTSTLGIAVVSLRSFIQGQQRVEIFGRSLPKHSLNKVFGIIFVSAIFITTCIVILLLTERASFMDILFEEISAFGTVGLSRGITPNLTTSGKLVITITMLTGRIGPLAIALALTRKRRKAIYAYPEEEVIIG; encoded by the coding sequence GTGGTTAAAGAAAATCTCTTTAAAGCTATAGCCAAACTTGGTCTAAAACCCGTACAAATAATTGCTTTAAGCTTTATCACAATCATTGCCATGGGAACGCTTTTATTACTGCTGCCCCAATCCAGGAAGCCAGGCATAGACCTCAGTATTATGAACACTTTATTTACAGCTGCTTCAGCAACATGTGTTACAGGACTTACTGTGGTTAATATATCAAACACTTTTACACTTTTTGGACAACTCATTATTCTCTCTCTCATTCAAATCGGTGGACTTGGTCTTATGACTATGGTTGGTTTCTTTTCTATTATTCTAAGAAATATGAGTCTAAATGAAAGCTTAGTTATGCGAGATGCTCTCAATTATGAAACTCTTGACAAAATAGGTCATATGCTCGTATCCATTCTCCTTATCACATTCACAATAGAGATTATAGGGTCAATATCTCTATATCTATTTTGGATAGGAGATTTTATAAGCATTAAAAAAACTCTTTATTTCTCTGTATTTCACGCAATTTCTGCATTTTGCAATGCTGGATTCTCACTGTTCCAGAATAGTTTCGCAAATTATAGTAAGTCTAGTGCTTTTAATCTTATAATCACCTCTTTAATTATACTAGGCGGACTCGGTTTTATAGTAATTACTGATATCATTAAAGTTATTAACCTTAAATTGAGAAAAAAACCAGCCAGATTAAAAGTCCATACAAAATTAGTTCTAATTACCAGTATTATCTTAATAATTAGTGGCACACTTATTCTCTTCTTAATTGAAAACAGGAATTTGTTATGTTCATATTCAATTAAGGAGAAGTTGATGATATCCTATTTCCAATCTATAACAGCAAGAACTGCAGGATTTAATACTATAAATGTTTGTGGGTTAGCGAATGCGTCTTGTCTTGTCCTCATGATTTTTATGTTCATAGGGGCTTCTCCAGGCTCTACAGGCGGTGGAATTAAAACAAGCACACTTGGAATCGCAGTAGTAAGTTTGCGATCATTTATTCAAGGGCAACAAAGGGTAGAGATATTTGGGAGAAGTCTACCCAAGCATTCTTTAAACAAAGTATTCGGAATTATCTTTGTTTCTGCTATATTTATTACGACATGTATTGTAATATTACTACTTACAGAAAGAGCAAGTTTTATGGACATCTTGTTTGAGGAAATATCTGCTTTCGGCACAGTAGGTCTTTCAAGGGGAATAACGCCTAACTTAACTACATCAGGCAAATTAGTAATTACAATCACAATGCTCACTGGTAGGATTGGTCCTCTGGCTATAGCTCTGGCGCTTACAAGAAAGAGAAGAAAGGCTATATATGCATACCCAGAGGAAGAAGTAATTATTGGATAA
- a CDS encoding TrkA family potassium uptake protein — MTKFAVIGLGMFGYRVAVTLAEGNAEVIAVDKDPRKIEAIKDKVTLAVRMDSSIEENLVSQGIDRVDSVLVCIGENFEANLLTTVLLKKIGVKQIISRAANDIQFQILKLVGADRIVSPEDDMGKKIAQNLLMSSILDYIPLTNGHSLVQIKTPPSFLHKKLRDLHLRDQYKVNVVAIKEQGVDHDGKTIEEIHSVPDPNHIFVENDVLVVVGSNRDIEKIAK; from the coding sequence ATGACAAAATTCGCAGTAATAGGACTTGGGATGTTTGGCTATAGAGTTGCAGTTACACTTGCTGAGGGGAATGCAGAGGTGATTGCTGTTGATAAAGATCCTAGAAAGATAGAAGCTATAAAGGATAAAGTGACATTAGCTGTAAGAATGGATTCCTCAATTGAAGAAAACTTAGTTTCACAGGGAATAGATAGAGTTGATAGTGTATTAGTCTGTATCGGTGAGAATTTTGAGGCAAATCTACTTACAACTGTCCTATTAAAAAAGATCGGAGTAAAGCAAATAATATCCAGAGCTGCGAACGATATACAATTCCAAATATTAAAACTGGTTGGGGCTGATAGAATTGTCTCACCTGAAGATGACATGGGGAAAAAAATTGCACAAAATCTGCTTATGTCAAGTATCCTGGATTACATTCCTCTCACAAACGGTCATAGCCTGGTTCAAATCAAAACCCCACCAAGTTTTCTACATAAAAAGTTGCGTGATCTACATCTAAGAGACCAATACAAAGTAAATGTTGTAGCAATCAAAGAGCAGGGTGTAGACCATGATGGAAAAACTATAGAAGAAATTCACAGTGTGCCAGACCCAAATCATATCTTTGTAGAAAATGATGTGCTTGTTGTAGTAGGAAGTAACCGTGATATTGAAAAAATAGCAAAATAA
- the folE gene encoding GTP cyclohydrolase I FolE — translation MVKINHGKIIEAVKAILEAVGEDPKRKGLIRTPQRIAEMYEEIFAGLRKDPKKELKVSIQEDHDEIVLVKDIYFASMCEHHFLPFTGKAHVAYIPKGNRVIGLNTLVHAVDLFAKKPQLQERLTTNIADALMEVLKPQGVIVLIEAEHLCMTMRGVKKHGAIAVTSAVRGIFRKNSKTRAEALSLIKSN, via the coding sequence ATTGTGAAAATAAATCATGGAAAGATTATTGAAGCAGTAAAAGCGATCCTTGAAGCTGTTGGAGAAGATCCAAAAAGAAAAGGACTCATTAGAACACCACAACGTATTGCAGAAATGTATGAAGAAATATTTGCAGGACTGCGTAAAGACCCCAAAAAAGAATTAAAAGTCTCTATTCAAGAAGACCATGATGAGATTGTTCTTGTGAAAGATATCTACTTTGCTTCAATGTGCGAACATCATTTTCTCCCTTTCACAGGTAAAGCTCACGTTGCATATATTCCAAAAGGTAACAGAGTTATAGGCCTCAATACATTAGTCCATGCTGTTGATCTGTTTGCCAAGAAGCCTCAACTACAGGAAAGATTAACCACAAATATTGCTGATGCGCTCATGGAAGTGCTAAAGCCTCAAGGTGTTATTGTTCTAATAGAAGCAGAGCATTTATGCATGACAATGAGAGGCGTTAAAAAACATGGTGCAATCGCAGTTACTTCTGCTGTGAGAGGAATATTTAGGAAAAATAGCAAAACACGCGCAGAAGCTCTAAGTCTTATTAAAAGCAACTAA
- a CDS encoding amidohydrolase family protein: MIKIKNGSVILKNRIEKADLYIQDGKIYFESQNQSPDRIIDAEGKYIFPGFFDIHFHGCNLFDFTLGKYNPETRSFDDSEKAFSEGIAMLAMEKAKQGVTYAFPTTAAAPIKNLQTCFAYLKKFMERKSNGLHGAFLYGSFLEGTFISSDFLGAQSPTYVFKPNKKIFNQINESGAIKLANVVSEYGEDSINLIKHLVNNNIVVGTGHTRATCLQIEEAIKAGLKYFVHFMNGPTNTSYKPFNGGGAAEAVLKNDEIYAELILDGYHVSPAYIRDAISRKTDTKIIAVTDSMFLTGKNKVKEFEFFGVKGTVSDNRDYLAVKGEKNTLFGSVLTTDKAFSNLLSWLTRKMEGIWIRRHPALDLERALVSMAKIFSTNNCNMLGLDSRGVIEKNKQADLTIGSISGEQGDYDFKVEHTLVNGRIVFSTD, from the coding sequence ATGATAAAGATAAAAAATGGAAGTGTAATTCTTAAAAACAGAATAGAAAAGGCTGATTTATATATACAAGATGGCAAGATATATTTTGAATCCCAAAATCAGTCTCCTGATAGGATAATCGATGCTGAAGGAAAATATATATTCCCGGGTTTCTTTGATATCCATTTTCACGGCTGTAATCTGTTTGATTTTACATTGGGCAAATACAATCCTGAAACAAGATCATTCGATGACTCAGAGAAAGCTTTTTCCGAAGGCATTGCTATGCTTGCAATGGAAAAGGCAAAGCAAGGAGTAACTTACGCATTTCCTACAACAGCTGCAGCTCCGATAAAAAATCTACAAACCTGCTTTGCATACCTAAAAAAATTTATGGAGAGAAAAAGCAATGGATTGCATGGAGCTTTTTTGTATGGATCTTTTCTTGAAGGCACCTTTATAAGCTCTGATTTTTTAGGCGCTCAGTCCCCTACTTATGTGTTTAAACCAAATAAAAAAATATTTAACCAAATAAATGAATCAGGCGCAATTAAATTGGCAAACGTTGTATCTGAATATGGAGAAGATTCTATTAACCTTATAAAACACCTTGTAAACAACAACATTGTTGTTGGGACAGGTCATACAAGAGCGACTTGCCTCCAGATTGAAGAAGCTATAAAAGCAGGATTGAAATACTTTGTACACTTTATGAATGGCCCTACAAACACTTCCTATAAACCGTTTAATGGAGGAGGAGCAGCCGAAGCCGTTCTGAAAAATGATGAAATTTATGCAGAACTTATTTTGGATGGCTATCATGTTAGCCCGGCCTATATTAGAGACGCAATAAGCAGAAAAACTGATACAAAAATTATTGCTGTGACAGACTCTATGTTTCTGACCGGTAAAAACAAAGTTAAAGAATTTGAATTTTTTGGAGTTAAAGGCACAGTGAGTGATAATAGAGATTACTTGGCTGTTAAGGGGGAAAAAAATACTCTTTTCGGAAGTGTACTCACAACAGATAAGGCATTCTCTAATTTATTGTCATGGCTAACACGAAAAATGGAAGGGATATGGATAAGAAGGCACCCTGCATTAGACCTTGAAAGAGCTCTCGTATCTATGGCTAAAATCTTTTCTACAAATAACTGCAATATGCTTGGGCTAGATTCCAGAGGTGTTATTGAGAAGAACAAACAGGCAGATTTGACTATTGGATCTATTTCCGGAGAACAAGGGGATTATGACTTCAAAGTAGAACATACCTTAGTAAACGGAAGAATCGTTTTCTCAACTGATTAA
- the hisI gene encoding phosphoribosyl-AMP cyclohydrolase, producing the protein MKRDLILKKLAEQVKFDKKGLIPAIVQDFKTSKVLMMGYMNKESLETTLKTGRTCFWSRSREKLWIKGETSGHIQKVKDILIDCDNDTLLIKVEQIGGACHTGYRTCFYRKYGKDGFTVVEKRLFDPEKIYKKT; encoded by the coding sequence ATGAAAAGAGATTTGATTTTAAAGAAGCTTGCAGAGCAAGTGAAGTTTGATAAAAAAGGATTGATTCCTGCAATAGTTCAGGATTTTAAGACCTCAAAGGTTTTAATGATGGGATATATGAATAAAGAGTCTCTGGAAACGACACTTAAAACAGGAAGAACATGTTTCTGGAGCAGGTCAAGAGAGAAGTTGTGGATAAAAGGGGAGACTTCAGGACATATTCAAAAAGTAAAAGATATCCTTATAGACTGCGATAATGACACACTTCTTATAAAAGTTGAGCAGATAGGTGGCGCGTGTCATACGGGCTATAGAACATGTTTTTATAGAAAGTACGGTAAAGATGGTTTTACAGTTGTAGAAAAGAGGCTTTTTGATCCAGAAAAGATCTATAAGAAGACTTAA
- the hisA gene encoding 1-(5-phosphoribosyl)-5-[(5-phosphoribosylamino)methylideneamino]imidazole-4-carboxamide isomerase — MIVIPAIDIYQGKVVRLKQGNFGDLKIYGNSPLEYALKWEKEGAERIHIVDLEGAKTGSIKNLDIIASICKALKIPVEVGGGIRDISTVDTLLKNGVRWVIIGTQACASSDFLKQVYSKFGERIIVSIDAKDDKVAVQGWQKASEFTVKDIIEKVEDIGIKTIVYTDISRDGMLTGPNLERLKQLVNRKTVKIIASGGISCLDDIEKLASIKDLMGVIVGKALYEKRFDFKEACRASEV, encoded by the coding sequence ATGATTGTAATTCCTGCTATAGATATATATCAAGGAAAAGTAGTTCGTCTAAAGCAGGGGAATTTCGGCGATTTAAAGATTTATGGGAATAGTCCTCTGGAATATGCTCTCAAGTGGGAAAAAGAAGGGGCAGAGAGAATCCATATTGTTGATTTGGAAGGCGCAAAAACTGGCAGCATTAAGAATCTGGATATAATTGCCTCTATATGTAAAGCATTGAAAATCCCTGTTGAAGTAGGAGGGGGGATAAGGGATATTTCTACTGTAGATACATTGCTAAAAAATGGAGTAAGATGGGTAATTATTGGCACTCAGGCATGTGCTTCTTCTGATTTTTTAAAACAAGTTTACTCAAAATTTGGCGAAAGAATAATTGTTAGTATAGATGCAAAGGACGATAAGGTCGCAGTCCAAGGTTGGCAGAAGGCATCTGAGTTTACAGTTAAAGATATAATTGAAAAAGTTGAAGATATAGGAATTAAAACAATTGTTTATACAGACATAAGTAGAGACGGTATGTTAACAGGACCTAATTTGGAAAGGCTCAAACAGTTGGTTAATAGAAAAACGGTAAAAATTATAGCATCCGGAGGAATTTCCTGTCTGGATGACATTGAAAAACTAGCTTCCATAAAAGATTTGATGGGAGTAATAGTTGGGAAGGCACTATATGAAAAGAGATTTGATTTTAAAGAAGCTTGCAGAGCAAGTGAAGTTTGA
- the hisB gene encoding imidazoleglycerol-phosphate dehydratase HisB, producing the protein MKRTGVVKRDTKETNIDLKLVLDGKGNANIRTKIPFFDHMLTLMTKHGLFDLNLKARGDIEVDDHHTVEDIGICLGEALRKALGDKRGMKRFGYAKLPMDEALGEVSIDISGRAFLVFNVSTPAKKIKRFEVQLVEEFMRAFVNTALITLHVNLIYGKNTHHIYESIFKALGKALDEATAIDTRQSRAIPSTKGIL; encoded by the coding sequence ATGAAAAGAACAGGAGTTGTAAAACGTGATACAAAAGAGACCAATATTGATCTAAAACTTGTTCTAGACGGTAAAGGAAATGCAAACATAAGAACGAAGATCCCTTTTTTCGATCATATGCTTACATTAATGACAAAGCATGGTTTGTTTGATTTGAATCTAAAGGCACGTGGGGATATTGAAGTGGATGACCACCATACAGTTGAAGACATAGGAATATGCCTTGGTGAGGCGCTCAGAAAGGCTCTTGGAGACAAGAGGGGCATGAAACGCTTTGGATATGCAAAACTTCCAATGGATGAGGCACTTGGAGAAGTTAGTATCGATATTAGCGGCAGAGCTTTTTTGGTTTTTAATGTAAGCACTCCAGCAAAAAAGATAAAAAGGTTTGAGGTTCAGCTTGTAGAGGAGTTTATGCGTGCATTTGTGAACACTGCTTTGATTACGCTACATGTAAATCTTATATACGGGAAGAACACTCATCACATATATGAATCTATTTTTAAGGCACTGGGAAAAGCACTGGATGAGGCAACAGCAATAGATACCAGACAGAGTAGAGCTATCCCATCGACAAAAGGTATTCTTTAA
- a CDS encoding aspartate kinase, with product MSLIVQKYGGTSVANAERIKHVAKLIVKARGRYDNVVVVVSAMGKTTDNLIKMAAEITDSPSTREMDMLLSTGERISIALIAMAIHSLGYDAISFTGSQVEIITDTSHTKARILSIGAKRVREELKRGKIVVIAGFQGISTNNDVTTLGRGASDTSAIAIAAALGADECEIYTDVEGIFTSDPRVIPEAKKIKIITYEEMLEMASLGAKVMAPRSMQIAQRFKVPLHIRSSFINKTGTVVISKERGKMEEALVRSVILNEDEAKISIIGIPDKPGIAGTIFSRIADENINVDMIIQNISAKGVADISFTVAKEDIKRTLNVTDKLKRIVEPKKIECDENIAKISIVGIGMRTNAGVAAKMFQSLGENKINIRTISTSEIKISCLVDMEEGKKAARVLHKAFGLDKPR from the coding sequence ATGAGTCTTATTGTACAGAAGTATGGTGGAACGTCAGTAGCAAATGCAGAGAGAATCAAGCATGTAGCAAAACTGATTGTTAAAGCCAGAGGCAGGTATGACAATGTCGTCGTCGTCGTTTCTGCTATGGGTAAAACTACTGACAATTTGATAAAAATGGCAGCAGAAATAACAGATTCTCCATCAACACGTGAAATGGATATGCTTCTTTCTACAGGAGAACGAATCTCAATAGCATTAATCGCAATGGCTATACACTCTTTAGGATATGATGCAATATCTTTTACAGGGTCTCAAGTAGAAATAATTACGGACACATCCCATACAAAAGCTCGTATCCTGAGTATTGGAGCAAAGAGAGTAAGGGAAGAACTTAAAAGAGGGAAGATTGTAGTTATTGCAGGATTTCAGGGAATAAGCACTAATAACGATGTAACAACATTGGGGCGCGGAGCTTCAGACACGAGCGCTATTGCAATTGCTGCGGCTCTGGGCGCAGATGAGTGTGAGATATATACTGATGTAGAGGGAATTTTTACATCAGATCCAAGGGTAATTCCAGAGGCAAAGAAAATTAAAATCATCACCTATGAAGAAATGCTGGAAATGGCAAGTCTTGGAGCAAAGGTAATGGCGCCGCGTTCAATGCAGATAGCTCAGCGATTTAAAGTCCCGCTGCATATACGGTCCAGCTTTATTAACAAAACGGGTACGGTGGTTATATCAAAAGAGAGGGGGAAAATGGAAGAGGCATTGGTTAGAAGTGTTATATTAAACGAGGATGAGGCAAAGATATCAATTATTGGTATTCCGGATAAGCCGGGAATTGCAGGAACAATTTTCAGCAGGATAGCAGATGAAAATATAAACGTAGATATGATTATTCAGAATATAAGCGCAAAAGGAGTGGCTGACATATCTTTTACTGTTGCAAAAGAAGATATAAAGAGAACTCTGAATGTTACAGATAAATTAAAAAGAATTGTTGAGCCTAAGAAAATAGAGTGTGATGAAAATATAGCCAAGATTTCAATAGTAGGTATTGGTATGAGAACTAATGCAGGTGTTGCAGCAAAGATGTTTCAATCGCTTGGTGAAAATAAAATAAATATCAGAACAATAAGCACATCTGAAATAAAGATTTCATGTTTAGTAGATATGGAAGAAGGCAAAAAGGCCGCACGAGTCCTTCATAAAGCGTTTGGATTGGATAAGCCAAGGTAA
- a CDS encoding threonine synthase: MWNGLINKYRKYLPVSQATPIVTLNEGNTPLIFSEKLSNITETRVFLKFEGANPTGSFKDRGMTMAISKALEEKSRAVMCASTGNTSASAAAYSARAGLNCIVLIPEGAIAMGKLAQALIHGAKVIAIKGNFDNALKLVREITDNYPITLVNSINPYRIEGQKTGAFEVCDQLDGRAPDFHAIPVGNAGNITAYWMGYKEYKKAGKIGNLPRMLGFQAAGAAPIVRGGIVRNPETIATAIRIGNPASWKKAEEARDESSGLIYAVTDDEILEAYKLLAKEDGVFVEPASAASVAGVIKLAKDDYFKKQQNSANHSEKITVCVLTGHGLKDPDRAIESVEKPVVAEAKVDKILKIIGM, from the coding sequence ATGTGGAACGGTCTTATAAATAAATACAGAAAATATCTTCCTGTGTCTCAGGCTACTCCGATAGTAACACTTAATGAAGGCAATACTCCTTTGATCTTTTCTGAGAAGCTCTCAAATATAACAGAAACAAGAGTATTCCTAAAATTTGAAGGAGCAAATCCAACAGGTTCTTTTAAGGACCGTGGAATGACAATGGCAATTTCAAAAGCGTTAGAGGAGAAATCAAGAGCAGTAATGTGCGCATCAACAGGCAATACTTCAGCATCAGCCGCAGCATATTCTGCTAGAGCAGGGCTGAATTGCATTGTGCTAATTCCAGAAGGCGCAATTGCAATGGGCAAGCTTGCTCAAGCGCTTATCCATGGTGCAAAGGTTATTGCCATTAAAGGGAACTTTGACAATGCTCTCAAACTAGTCAGAGAGATAACAGATAATTATCCTATCACTCTGGTAAATTCAATAAATCCATACAGAATCGAAGGACAGAAGACAGGGGCTTTTGAAGTTTGTGACCAGCTTGATGGAAGAGCGCCGGACTTTCATGCAATTCCAGTCGGTAACGCGGGGAACATTACAGCGTACTGGATGGGATATAAGGAATATAAAAAAGCGGGTAAGATTGGAAATCTTCCTAGAATGCTGGGTTTCCAAGCAGCAGGAGCAGCACCCATTGTAAGAGGGGGGATTGTTCGTAATCCTGAGACTATTGCAACTGCAATAAGAATTGGTAATCCGGCAAGCTGGAAAAAGGCTGAGGAAGCAAGGGATGAGTCATCAGGACTAATATATGCAGTTACAGATGATGAGATTCTCGAAGCCTATAAATTACTAGCAAAGGAGGATGGGGTTTTTGTTGAACCAGCATCAGCAGCGAGTGTGGCAGGGGTAATTAAATTGGCAAAAGATGATTATTTTAAAAAACAGCAGAATTCAGCTAATCATTCAGAAAAGATAACGGTTTGTGTTCTTACTGGTCATGGTTTAAAGGATCCGGATCGCGCAATAGAGAGTGTTGAGAAACCTGTTGTAGCAGAAGCCAAAGTGGATAAAATACTAAAAATTATAGGAATGTGA